The stretch of DNA ttctgtaatCTTCCTTTTAGGACTATTTTGGCCATCTCAGTTACtcttttctgaacattttccaGAGACAAGAGACATGGTGTAATATCATGATGAAAGGGATTATGAGTGAATCTTATATCTTTAAATTAAATCTGAATCACAGCTGAACACTTAACCAAGTTTCCTTCTTATTTCCATCTACAGACAGACGCTACAGTTTCAGATGTCTCAAGATCGGGATATCTCCCAGAATGCACCCAACAGCTCAAGATTTCAAATGTCTAACTTCATCCTGATGGGGCTTCCATGCATTCATGAATGGCAGCTCTGGCTTTCCCTGCCCCTGGCTGTGAGATGTCTTAGCTCTTGGTGCCAACATTCTTATTGTGATCACTGTTCACCATAAGTATAACCTCTAGAGCCCATGTATCAATTCCTTAGTGTCTTGGTTATAGTGGACATTGGCTTGTCAAAAATCATCATGCCCAAGATTTTGGCCATATTCTGGTTTGATGTCAAGGCCATTAGCTTCCCTGAGTGCTTTACTCAAATTTATGCTGTTCATTGTTTTATTAGCATAGAGTCAGTCATCTTCTTCTGCATGGCTGTGGATAGATATGTAGCCATCTGCCACCCCACTTCAATACTCCTCCATAGTTACTGAAGCTTTTGTGGTAAAAGCACAGTGTTCATGGTGCTTAGGAATGTACTGTTGACCATCCCAGTGCCTATAGTGCCCAGAGACACTATTGCTCCCGGAATGAAATTGAGCACTGCATGTGCTCCAACCCAGGGGTTACTGGCTTGGCCCATCATGATATTACCATTAAAATGTTCTATCAATTGGCTTTGGCATGGGTCCTGGGTAGAAGTAGCAAGGTTCTAGTCTTTATTTCCTATGCTCTAATCTTTCAATCTGTGCTGGTGCTGCACTCTACTGAGGCAAATAATCAAGGCTCTGAGCACCTGCCGTTCCCAtctcatcttcatcttctttttctacaCAGCCATTGTGATGGTATCTATAGCTCATCTGGCTGGAAAAGCAGTTCCCATCTTCCCTGTTCTTCTAAATGTGCTCAACATTGTCATTTCCCCAGCCCTCAACCCCATGGTATATGCTCTTAGGGCTCAGGGGTTCAGAGTAGGCTTCTGGAGGGTATTTGAGTTAGAAAAGAACGTGTCCCCAAAATGACACAAACTTAAAGAATGTGATATGCCATGTTACAAAAGAGCACAGGTTTTGAAAACCCAGGCTGCAGTCCAATTTCCATCTTTCATTAGGAAATACAATTTGCTAGCCAACAAAAATTCACACtgtctagaaataaaaatgttgtaaATTAAATAGATATGAGAGGCAGTTCCTGACTAAATGGAACTATATACTTGTTTTTAATGGaatcaatttacatttaaaaccTACAAACTTAGGGaagggcaagatggctgaagagtagggtccccaaatcacctgtccccaccaaattacctagataaccttcaagtcatcctgaaaatctaggaatttggcctgagatttaaagagagaccagctggaatgctacagtgagaagagttcgtgcttctatcaaggtaggaagatgggagaaaaagaaataaaggaacaaaaggcctccaagggggaggggccccgcgaggagccgggctaaggctggggcgagtgtccccaggacaggagagccccgtcccagagaagcaggagctgcaccaaccttcctgggtggaaaggcgcccgcagggagttagagcaggaccccaggagggcggggatgccctcaggctcccggggacactaacagacacctgcgcacccaggagagtgcgccatACCTCgtggccgagctccctaaaagaCTGAAGCACGCTCCGCTGGACCTGGAGctgctcggaggggctcgggcggcggctccgcggagggggctgcccagCCGGAGcccaaatccaacagcgcaggccccagagcacagggcgccgggacacagcccaggatccggcctcccccccgggacaggcagaggccgggagggcccaggaccccaaggacgctcctgccccgagctgagcagatcagcggccctgcccccgagcatccaggcccctatagacagagagctccggagttactgcgggagctgactccagggctccagagctggccgtaGCCACTGCGGTTCTTCCTCCTGGGGCCTAACagggtaaacagcccccactgagccctgcaccaggcagggggcagagcagctcccccaagtgctaacacctgaaaatcagcacatcAGGCCCCTCCCtgagaagaccagctagacggacaagttccaggggaagtcaagggacttaaagtatacagaatcagaagatactcccccgtggttttttaattttttattattttttatttttttaattttttttattttttgcttcttgatttgtttgcttcccccaccctttttttcctttcttttttttctttctctttttcttctcttttttttcttttttcttccttttttctttacctttttcacttttctctccttctttctcctctttttctccttttcccaatacaacctGTTTtcggccactctgcactgagcaaaatgagtagaaggaaaacctcacctcaaaaaaaagaatcagaaacagtcctctctctcacagagttacaaaatctggattatgattcaatgtcagaaagccaattcagaagcactattatacagctactggtggctctacaaaaaaacataaaggactcaagagacttcatgactgcagaatttagatccaatcaggcagaaattaaaaatcaattgaatgagatgcaatccaaactagaagtcctaacgacgagggttaacgaggtggaagaatgagtgagtgacatagaagacaagttgatggcaaagagggaaactgaggaaaaaagagacaattaaaagaccatgaggatagattaagggaaataaacgacagcctgaggaagaaaaacctacgtttaattggggttcccaagggcgccgaaagggccagagggccagaatatgtatttgaacaaatcctagctgaaaactttcctaatctgggaagggaaacaggcattcagatccaggaaatagagagatccccccctaaaatcaataaaaaccaacacctcgacatctaatagttaagcttgcaaattccaaagataaagagaatatccttaaagcagcaagagacaagaaatccctgacttttatggggaggagtattagggtaatagcagacctctccacagagacctggcaggccagaaagggctggcaggatatattcagggtcctaaatgagaagaacatgcaaccaagaatactttatccagcaaggctctcattcaaaatggaaggagagataaagagcttccaagacaggcagcaactaaaagaatatgtgacctccaaaccagctctgcaagaaattttaagggggcctcttaaaattcccctttaagaagaagttcagtggaacagtccacaaaaacaaagactgaatagatatcatgatgacactaaactcatatctctcaatagtaactctgaatgtgaacgggcttaatgaccccatcaaaaggcgcagggtttcagactggataaaaaagcaggacccatctatttgctgtctacaagagactcattttagacagaaggacacctacagcctgaaaataaaaggttggagaaccatttaccattcgaatggtcctcaaaagaaagcaggggtagccatccttatatcagataaactaaaatttaccccaaagactgtagtgagagatgaagagggacactatatcatacttaaaggatctattcaacaagaggacttaacaatcctcaatatatatgctccgaatgtgggagctgccaaatatataaatcaattattaaccaaagtgaagaaatacttagataataatacacttatacttggtgacttcaatctagctctttctatactcgataggtcttctaagcaaaacatctccaaagaaacgagagctttaaatgatacactggaccagatggatttcacagatatctacagaactttacatccaaactcaactgaatacacattcttctcaagcgcacatggaactttctccagaatagaccacatattgggtcacaaatcgggtctgaaccgataccaaaagattgggattgtcccctgcatattctcggaccataatgccttgaaattagaactaaatcacaacaagaagtttggaaggacctcaaacacgtggaggttaaggaccatcctgctaaaagataaaagggtcaaccaggaaattaaggaagaattaaaaagattcatggaaactaatgagaatgaagatacaaccgttcaaaatctttgggatgcagcaaaagcagtcctaagggggaaatacatcgcaatacaagcatccattcaaaaactggaaagaactcaaatacaaaagctaaccttacacataaaggagctagagaaaaaacagcaaatagatcctacacccaagagaagaagggagttaattaagattcgagcagaactcaacgaaatcgagaccagaagaactgtggaacagatcaacagaaccaggagttggttctttgaaagaattaataagatagataaaccattagccagccttattaaaaagaagagagagaagactcaaattaataaaatcatgaatgagaaaggagagatcactaccaacaccaaggaaatacaaacgattttaaaaacatattatgaacagctatacgccaataaattaggcaatctagaagaaatggacgcattcctggaaagccacaaactaccaaaactggaacaggaagaaatagaaaacctgaacaggccaataaccagggaggaaattgaagcagtcatcaaaaacctcccaagacacaagagtccagggccagatggcttcccaggagaattttatcaaacgtttaaagaagaaatcatacctattctcctaaagctgtttggaaagatagaaagagatggagtacttccaaattcgttctatgaagccagcatcaccttaattccaaagccagacaaagaccccgccaaaaaggagaattacagaccaatatccctgatgaacatggatgcaaaaattctcaacaagatactggccaataggatccaacagtacattaagaaaattattcaccatgaccaagtaggatttatccccgggacacaaggctggttcaacacccgtaaaacaatcaatgtgattcatcatatcagcaagagaaaaaccaagaaccatatgatctcattggatgcagagaaagcatttgacaaaatacagcatccattcttgattaaaactcttcagagtgtagggatagagggaacattcctcgacatcttaaaagccatctacgaaaagcccacagcaaatatcattctcaatggggaagcactgggagcctttcccctaagatcaggaacaagacagggatgtccactctcaccactgctattcaacatagtactggaagtcctagcctcagcaatcagacaacaaaaagacattaaaggcattcaaattggcaaagaagaagtcaaactctctctcttcgctgatgacatgatactctacatagaaaacccaaaagtctccaccccaagattgctagaactcatacagcaattcggtagcgtggcaggatacaaaatcaatgcccagaaatcagtggcatttctatacactaacaatgagactgaagaaagagaaattaaggagtcaatcccatttacaattgcacccaaaagcataagatacctaggaataaacctcaccaaagatgtaaaggatctataccctcaaaactatagaacacttctgaaagaaattgaggaagacacaaagagatggaaaaatattccatgctcatggattggcagaattaatattgtgaaaatgtcaatgttacccagggcaatatacacgtttaatgcaatccctatcaaaataccatggactttcttcagagagttagaacaaattattttaagatttgtgtggaatcagaaaagaccccgaatagccaggggaattttaaaaaagaaaaccatatctgggggcatcacaatgccagatttcaggttgtactacaaagctgtgttcatcaagacagtgtggtactggcacaaaaacagacacatagatcagtggaacagaatagagaatccagaagtggaccctgaactttatgggcaactaatattcgataaaggaggaaagactatccattggaagaaagacagtctcttcaataaatggtgctgggaaaattggacatccacatgcagaagaatgaaactagaccactctctttcaccatacacaaagataaactcaaaatggatgaaagatctaaatgtgagacaagattccatcaaaatcctagagaagaacacaggcaacaccctttttgaactcggccatagtaacttcttgcaagatacatccacaaaggcaaaagaaacaaaagcaaaaatgaactattgggacttcatcaagataagaagcttttgcacagcaaaggatacagtcaacaaaactcaaagacaacctacagaatgggagaagatatttgcaaatgacatatcagataaagggctagtttccaagatctataaagaacttcttaaactcaacaccaaagaaacaaacaatccaatcatgaaatgggcaaaagacatgaagagaaatctcacagaggaagacgtagacatggccaacatgcacatgagaaaatgctctgcatcactggccatcagggaaatacaaatccaaaccacaatgagataccacctcaccccagtaagagtggggcaaattaacaaggcaggaaaccacaaatgttggagaggatgtggagaaaagggaaccctcttacactgttggtgggaatgtgaactggtgcagccactctggaaatctgtgtggagattcctcaaagagttaaaaatagacctgccctcagacccagcaattgcactgttggggatttaccccaaagattcagatgcagtgaaactccgggacacctgcaccccgatgtttatagcagcaatgtccacaatagcccaactgtggaaggagcctcagtgtccatccaaagatgaatggataaagaagatgtggtttatgtatac from Canis lupus dingo isolate Sandy chromosome 21, ASM325472v2, whole genome shotgun sequence encodes:
- the LOC112667390 gene encoding LOW QUALITY PROTEIN: olfactory receptor 688 (The sequence of the model RefSeq protein was modified relative to this genomic sequence to represent the inferred CDS: inserted 5 bases in 4 codons; deleted 2 bases in 2 codons) is translated as MSQDRDISQNAPNSSRFQMSNFILMGLPCIHEWQLWLSLPLAVRXVLALGANILIVITVHHKYNLXEPMYQFLSVLVIVDIGLSKIIMPKILAIFWFDVKAISFPECFTQIYAVHCFISIESVIFFCMAVDRYVAICHPLQYSSIVTEAFVVKXTVFMVLRNVLLTIPVPIXAQRHYCSRNEIEHCMCSNPGVTGLAHHDITIKMFYQLALAWVLGRSSKVLVFISYALIFQSVLVLHSTEANNKALSTCRSHLIFIFFFYTAIVMVSIAHLAGKAVPIFPVLLNVLNIVISPALNPMVYALRAQGFRVGFWRVFELEKNVSPK